From the Cydia pomonella isolate Wapato2018A chromosome 11, ilCydPomo1, whole genome shotgun sequence genome, one window contains:
- the LOC133522669 gene encoding probable E3 SUMO-protein ligase RNF212 — MDWIHCNKCFSQLEPGISLHLTSCGHMFCNKCLDNVTKGKENATCLVCRLPCSIMKLVPDMKPEVQDYFTEPEEFIKKCSEVLQFQRQHRRRLLSYLLQSTKKFYLARTELKRMTEICQKQHQQLKECQKTIKNLETQLASANKKQSPFSIPISPGTNLSPAFIQAPPCKRPAKSTPYSAYQSNLVTPSRISKQRSSCYSATSQRSNTSNKITSTVYTPPTPESAGYSEFLKNL; from the exons ATGGATTGGATACACTGCAATAAATGTTTCTCTCAATTAGAACCGGGAATATCGTTACATTTAACATCATGTGGTCATATGTTTTGCAATAAGTGCTTGGACAATG TAACAAAAGGAAAAGAGAATGCGACATGTTTAGTATGCCGCTTGCCATGTTCTATTATGAAATTAGTACCGGAC aTGAAACCCGAAGTCCAAGATTATTTCACAGAGCCTGAAGAGTTTATAAAGAAATGCAGTGAAGTCTTACAATTCCAGAGACAGCATAGAAGACGTCTCTTGTCTTATCTTTTACAGTCC ACCAAAAAGTTCTACTTGGCCCGCACAGAGCTAAAGCGCATGACTGAAATATGCCAAAAGCAGCACCAACAACTGAAAGAGTGCCAGAAAACTATCAAGAACTTGGAGACACAGCTCGCTAGCGCTAACAAAA AGCAGTCTCCATTCAGCATCCCGATCTCCCCGGGCACTAATCTGTCCCCGGCGTTCATACAGGCCCCGCCCTGCAAGCGCCCTGCTAAGAGCACACCGTATTCT GCGTATCAGTCTAACCTGGTGACCCCCTCCCGGATAAGTAAGCAGCGGTCGTCGTGCTACAGCGCTACGAGTCAG agGTCAAACACATCGAACAAGATAACTTCAACGGTGTACACTCCGCCCACCCCCGAGTCGGCAGGGTACAGCGAATTTTTAAAGAATCTCTAA